In a single window of the Melissococcus plutonius ATCC 35311 genome:
- a CDS encoding DMT family transporter — MGYLYLFIAVICEILGTNLLKTTDGFTKPLQVAECLISYLFCFYTLSKAITFIPLSVAYASWGAIGIILITLISVLYWKESINIPTLIGLAFIVIGTLLVNLYGSVD; from the coding sequence TTGGGTTATTTGTATTTATTTATAGCAGTTATCTGTGAAATTCTTGGCACAAATTTGTTAAAAACAACAGATGGATTTACCAAGCCTTTGCAAGTTGCTGAATGTCTTATTTCCTATCTTTTTTGTTTTTATACACTTTCAAAAGCAATTACATTTATACCTTTAAGTGTAGCTTATGCTTCATGGGGAGCGATTGGTATTATCCTAATTACATTAATTTCTGTTCTTTATTGGAAAGAAAGTATTAATATCCCTACATTAATTGGACTGGCTTTCATTGTAATTGGAACTTTGTTAGTTAACCTATATGGTTCTGTAGATTAA
- a CDS encoding PTS lactose/cellobiose transporter subunit IIA, translated as MEGLELLSFNIISNIGTAKSMIMESLQKSRTGQFEEAQQLIEAANEYLTKGEKEHFKVITQEAREKNIQFTILFMHAEDQLMSTVTLIDIAKELLEINQDVYYLKKQMTVQ; from the coding sequence ATGGAAGGACTAGAATTATTATCATTTAATATTATTAGTAATATTGGCACAGCAAAATCAATGATTATGGAAAGTTTACAAAAATCTCGAACAGGTCAATTTGAAGAGGCACAACAACTTATCGAAGCTGCAAATGAATATTTAACCAAGGGAGAGAAAGAACACTTTAAAGTAATCACACAGGAAGCAAGAGAAAAGAATATTCAATTTACAATTTTGTTTATGCATGCAGAAGATCAATTAATGTCAACAGTTACCTTAATAGATATAGCTAAAGAACTATTAGAAATCAATCAGGATGTTTATTATCTAAAAAAACAAATGACTGTACAATAG
- a CDS encoding alpha-amylase family protein, with product MNALPYRQVHLDFHTPRLPFKLGKNFNKDIFQKTLKQACVNSITLTGRCHHGYIYYKTDLPAEHPQMENDFLMEEIDACHEIGIRAPIYLTVGWDAFSADHHPEWLERKKDGSLYGFGDTDQLSPDWKTLCFNTAYLDYLKEQIIDTIKHFGKKLDGLFFDIVWQDSCYCSCCTMKMIEKNYDIYSEKARERFAKETEQFLKDEIYQTIQSINPTCPIFFNEGNILPTIRTNLHEYSHLEIESLPSGEWGYQHFPTVVRYAKNLGKEYVGMTGKFHKVWADFGSYKNKAALEYETFLALAHGAKCSIGDQMYPDGTLQLATYDLIGSVYTQVKEIEKYNDNTLPITELAIVHPGICQISEEKVDLSLAGAVNMLNEAHYQFDIIDDQMDWQAYKMIILPDKIVLNATLKNKLRTFQNQGGKILASYHSGLDETNHFPASWQIEYIDENSFISTYGTYKDPIAKVLPKGELVLHGKSALICSKSNEVLGKEIHPLYQRNFEHYYSHFQAPANKESAYPVTIKNDSLVYFTHPLFEMYKLHGMKPYKSLIIAALEYLLNDQKVVKTNLPATAEIVLNHKKEQKQLIINILHYIPERKAVLLDTIEEVIPLKDNQIELNLEKIGERTKTTIQEITTVKSIRKKVTNLPFHQKNDENNKLFFNIPEINGYQLITINYK from the coding sequence ATGAATGCACTTCCTTATCGCCAAGTTCATCTAGATTTTCATACACCTAGACTTCCTTTTAAATTGGGTAAAAATTTTAATAAAGATATATTTCAAAAAACACTTAAACAAGCTTGTGTCAATTCAATTACGTTAACTGGTAGATGTCATCATGGTTATATTTATTATAAAACCGACTTGCCAGCAGAACATCCACAAATGGAAAATGATTTTTTAATGGAAGAGATAGACGCATGTCATGAAATAGGAATTAGAGCACCTATCTATTTGACCGTTGGTTGGGATGCTTTTTCTGCTGATCATCATCCAGAATGGTTAGAAAGAAAAAAAGACGGTAGTTTGTATGGCTTTGGAGATACCGATCAACTTTCACCTGATTGGAAAACGTTATGTTTCAATACTGCTTATCTTGATTATTTAAAAGAACAAATTATTGATACTATAAAACATTTTGGTAAAAAGCTTGATGGCTTATTTTTTGATATTGTTTGGCAGGATTCTTGTTATTGTTCTTGTTGTACAATGAAAATGATTGAGAAAAATTACGATATTTACAGTGAGAAGGCACGTGAAAGATTTGCAAAAGAAACAGAACAATTTTTAAAAGATGAAATTTATCAAACAATTCAATCTATCAATCCAACATGCCCAATTTTTTTTAACGAGGGAAATATTTTACCTACCATTCGTACAAATTTACATGAATACAGTCATTTAGAGATTGAATCATTACCAAGTGGCGAATGGGGATATCAACATTTTCCAACGGTCGTTCGATATGCCAAAAATCTTGGAAAAGAATATGTAGGTATGACGGGAAAATTTCATAAAGTGTGGGCAGATTTTGGTAGTTATAAGAATAAAGCTGCACTTGAATATGAAACCTTTCTAGCACTTGCTCATGGAGCTAAATGTTCAATTGGGGATCAAATGTATCCAGACGGTACCCTACAATTGGCTACCTATGATTTAATCGGTTCTGTTTATACCCAAGTTAAAGAAATAGAAAAGTATAATGATAACACCTTGCCTATTACAGAGCTAGCAATTGTCCATCCAGGTATTTGTCAAATTAGTGAAGAAAAGGTAGATCTGTCATTAGCCGGAGCTGTTAATATGCTAAATGAAGCACATTATCAGTTTGATATTATTGATGATCAAATGGATTGGCAAGCCTATAAAATGATTATTTTACCAGATAAAATTGTACTTAATGCTACATTAAAAAACAAATTAAGGACATTTCAAAATCAGGGTGGAAAAATACTTGCTTCATACCATAGTGGTCTTGATGAAACAAATCATTTCCCAGCTTCCTGGCAAATTGAATATATCGATGAGAATTCATTCATTTCAACCTATGGTACATATAAGGATCCAATAGCAAAAGTTTTACCAAAAGGTGAACTCGTATTGCATGGGAAAAGTGCATTGATTTGCTCAAAATCGAATGAAGTATTAGGAAAAGAAATCCATCCACTTTATCAAAGAAATTTTGAACACTATTATTCTCACTTTCAGGCACCTGCAAATAAAGAAAGTGCCTATCCGGTAACAATTAAAAACGATTCACTCGTCTATTTCACTCATCCTTTATTTGAAATGTACAAACTACATGGAATGAAGCCATACAAATCTTTAATAATAGCTGCTTTAGAGTATTTACTAAATGATCAAAAAGTAGTTAAAACAAACTTACCAGCGACAGCAGAAATCGTTTTAAACCATAAAAAAGAACAAAAACAGCTAATAATTAATATACTACATTATATTCCTGAAAGAAAAGCTGTTTTATTGGATACCATTGAAGAAGTAATTCCCTTAAAAGATAACCAAATCGAATTAAATTTAGAAAAAATTGGCGAGAGAACAAAAACAACTATTCAGGAAATAACAACGGTTAAATCAATCAGAAAGAAAGTGACCAATCTGCCTTTTCATCAGAAAAACGATGAAAATAACAAACTGTTTTTTAACATTCCTGAAATTAATGGCTATCAACTAATTACAATCAATTATAAATAA
- a CDS encoding DUF871 domain-containing protein, whose translation MLGISIYPYKENEEETMAYIELAAKYGYQRVFTNLLMTEPGKEKAVIAKMKKAIACARKFNMEVILDVNPAVFDQLGISYQNLAPFKEMGATGLRLDMTFDGLVESLMTFDQTNLDLEINISNDTAYLENILSYQPDKKRIIGCHNFYPQRFTGLDYDYFVKCSKKYKALGLKTAAFVNSQVADHGPHVYTDGLCTVEMHRDWPIVLQAKHLFATGLIDDVIIANAYASEAELKAMSEVNSEQIEFNVEFTSTVTPLEKEIVLDNQHLNRGDINSYSIRSTFVKLKYADQTIEINHPKEQLALGDITIGNNSFGQYKGEVNIVKQPMPNHKHEKNNVAKIIEEELFLLSYIHPWSKFRFKEVD comes from the coding sequence ATGTTAGGAATTTCAATTTATCCTTATAAAGAAAATGAAGAAGAAACAATGGCTTATATAGAATTGGCAGCAAAATATGGTTATCAGAGAGTATTTACCAATTTGTTAATGACCGAACCTGGAAAAGAGAAAGCAGTAATTGCTAAAATGAAAAAAGCGATTGCTTGTGCTAGAAAATTTAATATGGAAGTCATTCTTGATGTAAATCCAGCTGTATTTGATCAGTTAGGTATAAGTTATCAAAATTTAGCACCATTTAAAGAGATGGGAGCAACTGGACTACGGTTAGATATGACTTTTGACGGCTTGGTAGAATCCCTTATGACATTTGATCAAACAAATTTGGACTTAGAAATAAATATCAGTAATGATACTGCCTATTTAGAAAATATTTTATCTTATCAGCCGGATAAAAAACGAATCATTGGGTGTCACAATTTTTATCCACAACGTTTTACAGGGTTAGATTATGATTATTTTGTCAAATGTTCTAAAAAATATAAAGCTTTAGGATTAAAAACAGCGGCCTTTGTAAATTCACAGGTAGCAGATCATGGTCCTCATGTATATACAGATGGTTTATGTACCGTAGAGATGCATCGTGATTGGCCAATCGTTCTACAAGCAAAACATCTTTTTGCAACTGGATTGATTGATGACGTTATTATTGCTAATGCCTATGCAAGTGAAGCAGAATTGAAAGCAATGAGTGAAGTGAATAGTGAACAAATTGAATTTAACGTGGAATTCACTTCAACTGTCACTCCACTTGAAAAAGAAATTGTTTTAGACAATCAACATTTAAATCGTGGAGACATTAATAGTTATAGTATTCGTTCAACATTTGTCAAACTAAAATATGCAGATCAAACAATTGAAATCAATCATCCTAAAGAACAATTAGCACTTGGAGATATTACTATTGGTAACAACTCTTTTGGTCAATATAAAGGTGAAGTGAATATTGTTAAACAACCAATGCCAAACCATAAGCATGAAAAGAATAATGTGGCTAAAATTATTGAAGAAGAATTATTTTTACTTTCCTATATTCATCCTTGGTCAAAATTTCGGTTTAAAGAGGTAGACTAA
- a CDS encoding PTS sugar transporter subunit IIC, producing MLRSLTIDDKLATKAGIHVSGTVLPLGNFGASGLFTAIVASIFTVEVVRFCLKKNIVIKMPNVVPTSVIHSFAALIPGAIVIITTFVIKIGLKLDINSILQWIFSPIRYFAGDNILSVIVPILLITIVWIFGIHGMVIATPILYPFWYENLNVNTTAAAAGKVIPHLMTGQFFQWFIWIGGAGATLSLALLMAFLGKSEFCKKMGRFTFIPGIFNINEPLIFGVPIVMNPFFAIPFIAAPIMMGIITYLAMGVFHLVNYPIAIAPWTLPAPLVAMMATGFDWRAAVLAMVNIMVSCVIYLPFFKAFDKSMVEKELKAKEEEKINLGNSVTQPV from the coding sequence TTGCTACGATCACTAACTATTGATGATAAACTAGCAACAAAAGCAGGAATTCATGTAAGTGGTACTGTACTACCTCTAGGAAATTTTGGTGCCAGCGGTCTATTTACAGCAATTGTAGCTTCAATCTTTACTGTTGAAGTTGTTCGGTTTTGTTTAAAGAAAAATATCGTTATAAAAATGCCAAATGTTGTCCCAACCTCTGTTATTCATTCATTTGCAGCACTTATTCCTGGGGCTATTGTAATTATTACAACTTTTGTAATTAAAATTGGACTAAAGTTAGATATTAATAGTATTTTACAATGGATTTTTTCACCGATTCGTTATTTTGCTGGAGATAATATTTTATCAGTCATTGTACCTATTTTATTGATTACAATTGTTTGGATTTTTGGTATTCATGGCATGGTGATTGCAACACCTATATTATATCCATTTTGGTATGAAAATTTAAACGTAAATACAACTGCAGCAGCAGCTGGTAAGGTTATACCTCATCTAATGACCGGACAATTCTTTCAATGGTTTATTTGGATTGGTGGGGCAGGCGCAACCTTGTCTTTAGCTTTATTAATGGCATTCTTAGGAAAATCAGAATTTTGCAAAAAAATGGGACGTTTCACCTTTATTCCAGGAATTTTTAATATTAATGAACCATTGATCTTTGGTGTACCCATTGTTATGAATCCCTTTTTTGCAATCCCGTTTATTGCCGCACCAATTATGATGGGAATCATTACTTATTTGGCCATGGGCGTCTTTCACCTAGTAAATTATCCTATTGCCATTGCACCTTGGACATTGCCAGCTCCTTTAGTTGCTATGATGGCCACTGGATTTGATTGGAGGGCGGCAGTTTTAGCAATGGTTAATATTATGGTTTCCTGTGTCATTTATTTACCTTTCTTTAAGGCATTTGACAAGAGCATGGTAGAAAAAGAATTAAAAGCAAAAGAAGAAGAAAAAATTAATCTAGGAAATAGTGTGACACAACCAGTGTAG
- a CDS encoding PTS transporter subunit EIIC: protein METQNKKFDFTKVVNVMGSIADNRYLTAIRNGMSVIIPVTIIGSIFVIALNLPIDAWKDFIAPFSDSLKIPMNFTMDFMSVYVCIGIASSLCNDYKIDKVSTSVLSVLAFLIATITNY from the coding sequence ATGGAAACACAAAACAAAAAATTTGATTTTACTAAAGTTGTAAATGTTATGGGAAGTATTGCCGATAATAGATATCTAACGGCTATTCGCAATGGAATGAGTGTTATTATTCCTGTAACAATTATTGGTTCCATTTTTGTTATTGCATTAAATTTACCGATTGATGCTTGGAAGGATTTTATTGCACCCTTTTCAGATAGTTTAAAAATTCCAATGAACTTTACAATGGATTTCATGTCTGTTTATGTTTGTATTGGTATTGCTTCTAGTTTATGTAATGATTATAAAATTGATAAAGTATCTACAAGTGTTTTGTCTGTCTTAGCTTTTCTAATTGCTACGATCACTAACTATTGA
- a CDS encoding PTS sugar transporter subunit IIB, which translates to MKVLLACGGGMSSSILAENLIAEAKKNGNNDFIMEATGTEEVGLKMQQEEWDALLLAPQVSFRKAHLQKEADARNIPLIPIEGILYTPMGVPDLYKLIQKEVL; encoded by the coding sequence ATGAAAGTATTATTAGCTTGTGGTGGTGGCATGAGTTCTTCGATTTTAGCAGAAAATTTAATCGCAGAAGCTAAAAAAAATGGAAATAATGATTTTATCATGGAAGCAACTGGGACAGAAGAAGTAGGATTGAAGATGCAGCAAGAAGAGTGGGATGCATTATTATTGGCTCCACAGGTAAGTTTCAGGAAAGCTCATTTGCAAAAAGAAGCGGATGCTAGAAATATCCCTCTAATTCCAATTGAAGGAATCTTGTATACGCCAATGGGAGTTCCTGATTTATATAAGTTAATTCAAAAAGAAGTGCTTTAA
- a CDS encoding LacI family DNA-binding transcriptional regulator: protein MKNKIGGMRLVTIREVAKEADVSIGTVSRYLNGHQLKQKNQTNIKKAIKKLGYKENIIAKGLKNNRSLSIGVLVNSFTDIFAMSIVSYLENYLEKYNYSLLLCDYQNNNKRLKEKLAFLENRFVDGMVIFPLDKNLDCLKQSIAKHIAIVAVDAPIKTIKTDTVLVDNYDASYEVVEKLFKFGHKKIGIIAGKTDRFIGRKRLAGYIDSMKNKNIYNEKLIAVGNYTKESGYIKTKQLIERNQLTALYSTNYYMTIGAIQALIEENYSIPKDISLIGFDHFGLSNIMQSKLTAVEQPIEEIGLTIGKLILKQINHSTLDQPLTIELKTKLVWRDSVRELKKDLAN from the coding sequence ATGAAGAATAAAATCGGAGGGATGAGATTGGTAACTATTCGAGAAGTGGCAAAAGAGGCCGATGTTTCTATTGGTACAGTTTCAAGATATTTAAATGGCCATCAATTAAAACAAAAAAATCAAACAAATATTAAAAAAGCCATTAAAAAATTAGGTTATAAAGAGAATATTATTGCCAAGGGCTTAAAAAATAATCGAAGCTTATCAATTGGTGTTTTAGTTAATTCTTTTACAGATATTTTCGCAATGTCAATTGTTTCCTACTTAGAGAACTATCTCGAAAAGTATAATTATAGTTTGTTACTATGCGATTACCAAAATAATAACAAACGACTTAAAGAAAAATTAGCATTTTTAGAAAATCGTTTTGTAGATGGAATGGTAATTTTTCCTTTAGACAAAAATTTAGATTGTTTAAAACAATCAATAGCTAAACATATAGCTATTGTTGCTGTAGATGCACCCATTAAAACGATTAAAACAGATACCGTACTGGTTGATAATTATGATGCTTCTTATGAAGTTGTAGAGAAGTTATTTAAATTTGGTCATAAAAAAATTGGTATTATAGCTGGAAAAACAGATCGTTTTATCGGACGTAAGCGCTTAGCCGGTTATATTGATAGCATGAAAAATAAAAATATTTATAATGAAAAGTTAATAGCTGTAGGGAATTATACAAAAGAATCTGGTTATATAAAAACAAAACAATTAATAGAGAGGAACCAGCTGACGGCTCTTTATTCCACAAATTATTATATGACTATTGGAGCAATTCAGGCATTAATAGAAGAAAACTATTCAATACCTAAAGATATTTCACTCATTGGGTTCGATCATTTTGGATTAAGTAATATTATGCAATCTAAATTAACAGCAGTCGAACAACCTATTGAAGAAATAGGCTTAACGATTGGCAAACTGATTTTAAAACAGATTAATCATTCTACATTAGATCAACCACTAACAATTGAATTAAAAACAAAATTGGTATGGAGAGATTCAGTAAGAGAGTTAAAAAAAGATCTTGCAAATTAA
- a CDS encoding DUF1292 domain-containing protein — protein MTEPIENNDNHEHITLVDEQGNETLYEILLTIDGQEEFGRNYVLLYPACVSGEEDVELQAYAYTENEEGTEGELQQIETDEEWDMIEEVFNTFMDDEEEK, from the coding sequence ATGACAGAACCTATCGAAAATAACGACAATCATGAACATATTACATTAGTTGATGAACAAGGGAACGAAACACTATATGAAATTCTTTTAACCATTGATGGTCAAGAAGAATTTGGAAGAAATTATGTTTTACTTTATCCAGCCTGTGTTTCTGGAGAAGAAGATGTTGAATTACAGGCTTATGCATATACTGAAAATGAAGAAGGCACAGAAGGCGAATTACAACAGATTGAAACAGACGAAGAATGGGATATGATTGAAGAAGTTTTCAACACATTCATGGATGATGAAGAAGAAAAATAA
- the ruvX gene encoding Holliday junction resolvase RuvX, with protein MRIMGLDVGSKTVGVAVSDLLGWTAQGIEIIRINEEKGQFGFDRLEELAEEYEITKFVIGLPKNMNNSIGPRAEASLAFGEKLQELFQLPVVYQDERLTTVQAERMLIEQADTSRAKRKKVIDKLAAVMILQNYLDSQKHRAN; from the coding sequence ATGAGAATAATGGGATTAGATGTCGGCTCAAAGACAGTTGGAGTGGCTGTTAGCGACCTATTAGGTTGGACGGCTCAGGGAATTGAAATTATTCGTATTAATGAGGAAAAGGGACAATTTGGTTTTGATCGATTAGAAGAATTAGCTGAGGAATATGAAATTACAAAATTTGTGATTGGGCTACCTAAAAATATGAACAATTCAATTGGACCAAGAGCAGAAGCTTCCTTAGCTTTTGGTGAAAAACTTCAGGAATTATTCCAGCTACCAGTTGTTTATCAAGATGAACGTTTGACAACAGTTCAAGCAGAGCGTATGCTTATAGAACAGGCAGATACATCTAGAGCAAAAAGAAAAAAAGTAATCGATAAATTGGCAGCTGTAATGATTTTACAAAATTACTTAGATAGTCAGAAGCATCGTGCCAACTAG
- a CDS encoding IreB family regulatory phosphoprotein, translated as MGFTDETVRFDFSDNKKKELNEILTTVYQSLEEKGYNPINQIVGYLLSGDPAYIPRYQNARNLIRRYERDELLDELVKYYLSNNGTIV; from the coding sequence ATGGGTTTTACAGATGAAACTGTTCGCTTTGATTTTAGTGACAATAAAAAGAAAGAATTAAATGAAATACTTACAACAGTCTACCAATCTTTAGAGGAAAAAGGATACAATCCAATTAACCAAATAGTAGGTTATTTACTTTCTGGAGACCCGGCCTACATTCCTCGTTATCAAAATGCTCGTAATCTAATTCGTCGTTATGAAAGAGATGAACTTTTAGATGAGCTTGTTAAATATTATTTATCTAATAATGGAACGATTGTTTAA
- a CDS encoding threonine/serine exporter family protein, with translation MLDEKNELILETCLLAGKIMIENNAEMYRIENTMERIAITSGNNHLVSFVTQTGLFVGFDNTSSMKMAKILHRTIDLESISKVNDLSRNYSAGNFSLEELLNKLKKLEDKKASFSLQLIIFCAAILSATIMVLFGGKLSDCPITFLIGYFSYTIYHYSSKILHINFLPEFIASLFISAATILCVKLNFGSNQDMIIIGCIMPLVPGGQITNSIRDLVAGHYLSGVSRGAEAAMIAFAIGLGVAINFQFFY, from the coding sequence ATGCTTGATGAAAAAAATGAATTAATTTTAGAAACTTGTCTGCTAGCTGGTAAAATTATGATTGAAAATAATGCAGAAATGTATCGTATAGAGAATACAATGGAAAGGATTGCTATAACATCTGGAAATAACCATCTAGTAAGTTTTGTTACACAAACGGGTTTATTTGTTGGTTTTGATAATACTTCATCAATGAAAATGGCAAAAATTTTACACCGAACAATTGATCTTGAATCCATTTCTAAAGTTAATGATTTATCAAGAAATTACTCAGCTGGAAATTTTTCCTTAGAAGAATTATTAAATAAACTTAAAAAATTGGAAGATAAAAAAGCATCTTTTTCACTACAATTAATTATTTTTTGTGCAGCTATACTAAGCGCTACCATTATGGTGTTGTTTGGCGGTAAGCTGAGTGATTGTCCCATAACTTTTCTGATCGGATATTTTAGTTATACTATTTATCACTATAGTTCTAAAATTTTACATATTAATTTTTTACCTGAGTTTATTGCTTCACTTTTTATTAGTGCTGCTACTATCTTATGTGTAAAATTGAATTTTGGCAGTAATCAAGACATGATTATTATTGGCTGTATTATGCCTTTAGTACCTGGCGGTCAAATTACAAATTCCATCAGAGATCTTGTAGCAGGACATTATTTATCTGGCGTTTCTAGAGGTGCTGAAGCAGCAATGATTGCTTTTGCTATTGGGCTTGGTGTGGCGATTAATTTTCAATTTTTTTATTAG